A window of the Streptomyces sp. NBC_00250 genome harbors these coding sequences:
- a CDS encoding class I SAM-dependent methyltransferase, with protein MIEGWEWDETLFSGAAVHYARGRPPYAPGLVDTLTEALGLDGRGRLLDVGCGPGTLALPLAHLFSEVVGVDPDGEMLAEARRGAAAAGLTARTSWIRSRAEDLSADLGPFSVATFGQSFHWMDRKRVATTVKGMLRPGGALVHIADEKTETWPVEGLPHPAAPRAAIDELVTRYLGPVRRAGRGVLPHGTPGGEATVLARAGFSGPERRVVPGGQVLERTQDDVVAGVFSMSYSAPHLFGARGNAFESDLRRLLRETSPSGRFSERGPSTEVFVWRTDRA; from the coding sequence GTGATCGAGGGCTGGGAGTGGGACGAGACGCTCTTCTCGGGTGCGGCCGTCCACTACGCGCGCGGGAGGCCCCCGTACGCGCCCGGTCTGGTGGACACCCTCACCGAGGCGCTGGGGCTCGACGGCCGGGGACGCCTCCTCGACGTCGGCTGCGGACCGGGCACCCTCGCTCTGCCGTTGGCGCACCTCTTCTCCGAGGTCGTCGGGGTGGACCCCGACGGCGAGATGCTCGCCGAGGCCCGGCGCGGGGCGGCGGCGGCCGGTCTGACCGCACGGACCAGCTGGATCCGGAGCCGCGCCGAGGACCTGTCGGCGGACCTCGGTCCGTTCAGCGTGGCGACCTTCGGCCAGTCGTTCCACTGGATGGACCGCAAGCGGGTGGCGACGACGGTGAAGGGCATGCTGCGGCCCGGCGGAGCGCTCGTGCACATCGCCGACGAGAAGACGGAGACCTGGCCGGTCGAGGGCCTGCCCCATCCGGCGGCGCCGAGGGCCGCGATCGACGAGCTGGTCACGCGGTACTTGGGTCCGGTGCGGCGGGCGGGCCGGGGAGTACTGCCGCACGGGACGCCCGGCGGTGAGGCCACGGTGCTCGCCCGGGCGGGCTTCTCGGGTCCGGAACGCCGTGTCGTTCCCGGGGGTCAGGTGCTCGAACGCACGCAGGACGACGTCGTCGCCGGGGTGTTCTCGATGTCGTACTCGGCTCCGCATCTGTTCGGTGCGCGCGGGAACGCGTTCGAGTCGGACCTTCGCCGGCTGTTGCGCGAGACCTCGCCGTCGGGCCGGTTCTCCGAACGCGGCCCGAGCACCGAGGTCTTCGTCTGGCGGACGGATCGGGCCTGA
- a CDS encoding universal stress protein: MSVVLGYDESPGAARALRIAVEVAAAFDEQLVLVYGAAAPGPLGEEYRAHYEAIRQTGRVGLEHAVTEADRAGVPTVVEVLDAKPAQALIDAATRHAARVIVVGSWGESPMRGALLGSTPHKLLHMSSVPVLCVPPEE; the protein is encoded by the coding sequence ATGTCGGTCGTCCTCGGTTACGACGAATCCCCCGGCGCCGCCCGCGCGTTGCGGATCGCGGTCGAGGTGGCCGCCGCGTTCGACGAGCAGCTGGTGCTGGTCTACGGCGCGGCGGCGCCCGGCCCGCTGGGCGAGGAGTACCGGGCCCACTACGAGGCCATCCGCCAGACCGGCCGCGTCGGTCTGGAACACGCGGTCACGGAGGCCGACCGGGCGGGCGTCCCCACCGTCGTCGAGGTGCTCGACGCGAAGCCGGCCCAGGCCCTGATCGACGCGGCGACCCGCCACGCGGCCCGCGTCATCGTGGTGGGCAGCTGGGGCGAGAGCCCGATGCGCGGCGCGCTGCTCGGTTCCACCCCTCACAAGCTCCTGCACATGTCGTCCGTGCCCGTGCTCTGCGTCCCGCCGGAGGAGTGA
- a CDS encoding APC family permease translates to MAAEDSAPEGRPPGLKANAIGFVDALVIGLNSTSPAYSLAAVIGPIVALAGIYAPGVMFASFVPMLLIASAFYYLNKVDQDCGTTFSWVTRAMGPWAGWLGGWAIAMTGVLVVGSLADVAVSFALLSVGLDSWVDNAFVRQSLTVLLILVMTAVCVIGTELSAHVQNVLILAQVAFLLIFVGVALYKVYDGSSAYDSVEPALSWLNPFGAGGAALTGGLLLGVFIYWGWESAVNLTEEVKDSATAPGKAGLWSTVILLVTYVSVGFAVVAYAGPAFLAENAGEEEFIFAQLATDVLGGWDWVLLLAVSTSAIASTQTTIIPASRTALSMARRRALPSHYAHISPRFRTPDVSTWWVAGIAIAWYLVVNQISTNALFDSLTALSLLIAFYYALTGIACAVYYRRHLFESVHNFLLIGLGPLVGAGLLTWLLVRSVSDMSDPANSYSGTSWFGLGPPLVIGIGIALTGVLVMIVWRLRSPVFWEERPGVADPDLVHGTKER, encoded by the coding sequence ATGGCCGCAGAGGATTCCGCACCCGAAGGCCGACCCCCGGGTCTGAAGGCCAATGCGATCGGGTTCGTCGACGCCCTCGTCATCGGGCTCAACTCCACCTCCCCCGCGTACTCCCTGGCCGCCGTCATCGGCCCGATCGTCGCGCTCGCCGGGATCTACGCGCCCGGCGTGATGTTCGCGTCCTTCGTCCCGATGCTGCTCATCGCGTCGGCGTTCTACTACCTGAACAAGGTGGACCAGGACTGCGGCACGACGTTCTCCTGGGTCACGCGGGCGATGGGCCCGTGGGCCGGGTGGCTCGGCGGCTGGGCCATCGCGATGACCGGTGTCCTGGTCGTCGGCTCGCTCGCGGACGTGGCCGTGAGCTTCGCGCTGCTCTCCGTCGGCCTCGACAGCTGGGTCGACAACGCCTTCGTACGCCAGTCCCTCACCGTCCTCCTGATCCTGGTGATGACGGCCGTCTGCGTCATCGGCACCGAGCTGTCGGCCCACGTGCAGAACGTCCTCATCCTGGCGCAGGTCGCCTTCCTGCTGATCTTCGTGGGTGTGGCGCTGTACAAGGTGTACGACGGCAGCAGCGCGTACGACTCCGTCGAACCCGCCCTCAGCTGGCTGAACCCCTTCGGCGCCGGAGGCGCGGCGCTGACCGGCGGGCTGCTGCTCGGCGTGTTCATCTACTGGGGTTGGGAGTCGGCGGTCAATCTCACCGAAGAGGTCAAGGACTCCGCGACCGCCCCCGGCAAAGCGGGCCTCTGGTCGACCGTCATCCTGCTCGTCACGTACGTGTCCGTGGGCTTCGCCGTCGTCGCGTACGCCGGTCCCGCCTTCCTCGCGGAGAACGCGGGTGAGGAGGAGTTCATCTTCGCCCAGCTCGCCACCGACGTGCTCGGCGGCTGGGACTGGGTCCTGCTGCTCGCCGTCTCCACCTCCGCCATCGCCTCCACCCAGACGACGATCATCCCGGCGTCGCGGACCGCCCTGTCCATGGCCCGCCGCCGGGCCCTGCCCTCGCACTACGCCCACATCAGCCCGCGCTTCCGCACGCCCGACGTGAGCACGTGGTGGGTCGCCGGCATCGCCATCGCCTGGTACCTGGTGGTCAACCAGATCAGTACCAACGCCCTCTTCGACTCGCTCACCGCGCTCTCCCTGCTCATCGCCTTCTACTACGCGCTCACGGGCATCGCGTGCGCGGTGTACTACCGGCGCCATCTCTTCGAGAGCGTCCACAACTTCCTGTTGATCGGCCTCGGCCCGCTGGTCGGTGCCGGTCTGCTCACCTGGCTCCTGGTGAGGTCGGTCTCCGACATGTCCGATCCCGCGAACTCGTACAGCGGCACCTCGTGGTTCGGCCTCGGGCCGCCGCTCGTCATCGGTATCGGCATCGCCCTCACCGGGGTGCTCGTCATGATCGTGTGGCGGCTGCGGTCGCCCGTCTTCTGGGAGGAACGCCCGGGCGTGGCCGACCCCGACCTCGTGCACGGCACCAAGGAGCGCTGA
- a CDS encoding RraA family protein → MLKKFEDLSTPLVADACVRLGEPLRSAPTGILPVVAGQRVAGRALPVRHYGSVDVFLEAFTLAEPGDVLVIDNAGRHDEACIGDLAVLEAEAAGVTGVVVWGLHRDTPDLVEIGLPVFSYGRHAPGPVRLDPRDPDALTTARFGEQEVTVGDVVFADDDGVLFVAAARVDAVLDVARTLFSTERDQARRIRAGETLRTQTRFDAYLAGRAEDPSYTFRQHLRRIGGAIEE, encoded by the coding sequence ATGCTGAAGAAGTTCGAGGACCTCTCCACGCCCCTCGTCGCCGACGCGTGCGTGCGCCTCGGGGAACCGCTGCGTTCCGCGCCCACCGGGATTCTGCCCGTCGTCGCCGGGCAGCGGGTCGCCGGCCGCGCGCTGCCCGTACGGCACTACGGAAGCGTCGACGTCTTCCTGGAGGCGTTCACCCTGGCCGAGCCCGGCGACGTCCTCGTCATCGACAACGCGGGCCGCCACGACGAGGCCTGCATCGGCGACCTCGCCGTCCTGGAGGCCGAGGCGGCCGGTGTCACCGGGGTCGTCGTCTGGGGTCTGCACCGGGACACCCCCGACCTCGTCGAGATCGGTCTGCCCGTCTTCTCGTACGGACGTCACGCGCCCGGCCCCGTACGTCTCGACCCCCGGGACCCGGACGCGCTGACCACCGCCCGGTTCGGCGAGCAGGAGGTGACCGTCGGCGATGTCGTCTTCGCCGACGACGACGGCGTGCTCTTCGTGGCGGCAGCCCGCGTGGACGCCGTGCTCGACGTGGCCCGCACCCTGTTCTCTACGGAACGGGATCAGGCCCGCCGCATCAGGGCGGGGGAGACGCTCCGGACGCAGACCCGGTTCGACGCCTATCTGGCGGGCCGGGCCGAGGACCCCTCGTACACCTTCCGGCAGCATCTGCGCCGGATCGGCGGCGCGATCGAGGAGTGA
- a CDS encoding OsmC family protein, translating into MADYRIETVRTGYRNWTARNDRGAEVRMAAADDADAQPSFTPVELLLAAMGGCGGLVVDRTARAVDHEDLRIVVESVSGPEDDGRVGRIRVSYEFELPDNNPKAAEVFARGVRLTHEKFCTVSRTVEHGARVEAILPDGTVGFEG; encoded by the coding sequence ATGGCCGACTACCGGATCGAGACCGTCCGTACCGGGTACCGGAACTGGACCGCCCGAAACGACCGGGGTGCGGAGGTCCGGATGGCCGCCGCCGACGACGCAGACGCGCAGCCCTCGTTCACGCCCGTCGAGTTGCTGCTCGCGGCGATGGGCGGGTGCGGCGGGCTCGTCGTGGACAGGACCGCGCGGGCCGTGGACCACGAAGACCTCAGAATCGTGGTCGAGTCGGTCTCCGGGCCCGAGGACGACGGCCGGGTGGGCCGTATCCGGGTCAGCTACGAGTTCGAGCTCCCGGACAACAACCCGAAGGCGGCCGAGGTGTTCGCCCGCGGGGTGCGTCTGACGCACGAGAAGTTCTGCACGGTGAGCCGGACCGTGGAGCACGGCGCGCGCGTGGAGGCGATCCTGCCGGACGGCACGGTCGGTTTCGAGGGCTGA
- a CDS encoding type 1 glutamine amidotransferase, translated as MAETAGSREAVVLVVQHEEEAGPGLVGEHLVRAGLRLDVVRAWEGEALPADLSGQAGLLVLGGSVNCEDDAAAPWLPGVRSLVREAVNGEIPLLGICLGGQIVAHALGGSVTTRPQGPELGAVPLRRLPTVAGDPVLGEVRDGTPAAQWHWDEVDRLPPGAVPLLTGDDCPHQAFRVGSACWAVQFHPEVGGAAVEVWAAAEDASVREAGADPEAVVNAVGDVEPELRRVWGAVSEAWGAVVLAFAATAANATVLDVPAARSL; from the coding sequence ATGGCGGAGACGGCGGGGAGTCGGGAAGCGGTCGTACTGGTGGTGCAGCACGAGGAGGAGGCCGGTCCGGGGCTCGTCGGCGAGCACCTCGTACGGGCCGGCCTCCGGCTCGACGTGGTGCGGGCCTGGGAGGGCGAGGCGCTCCCGGCCGACTTGAGCGGACAGGCCGGGCTGTTGGTGCTCGGCGGGTCGGTGAACTGCGAGGACGACGCAGCCGCTCCGTGGCTGCCCGGGGTCCGGTCGCTCGTCCGGGAGGCCGTGAACGGGGAGATACCCCTGCTCGGGATCTGCCTGGGCGGCCAGATCGTCGCCCATGCCCTGGGCGGTTCGGTCACGACGCGCCCCCAGGGTCCGGAGTTGGGTGCCGTACCGCTGCGGAGGCTGCCGACCGTGGCGGGAGACCCCGTGCTCGGCGAGGTCCGGGACGGGACCCCGGCGGCGCAGTGGCACTGGGACGAGGTGGACCGGCTGCCGCCCGGCGCGGTCCCGCTGCTCACCGGCGACGACTGCCCGCACCAGGCGTTCCGGGTCGGGAGCGCCTGTTGGGCGGTGCAGTTCCACCCGGAGGTGGGCGGGGCGGCGGTCGAGGTGTGGGCGGCCGCGGAAGACGCGTCCGTACGAGAGGCGGGCGCCGATCCGGAGGCCGTGGTGAACGCGGTGGGCGACGTGGAACCCGAACTCCGGAGGGTCTGGGGAGCCGTGTCGGAGGCCTGGGGTGCGGTGGTCCTGGCGTTCGCCGCCACCGCGGCGAACGCCACCGTCCTCGACGTCCCCGCCGCCCGCAGCCTATGA